The Prunus persica cultivar Lovell chromosome G7, Prunus_persica_NCBIv2, whole genome shotgun sequence genome has a segment encoding these proteins:
- the LOC18771716 gene encoding auxilin-like protein 1 isoform X1 — protein MENLSHSRHPNRSSSAKMINNGGFLGKTLYDDVYGGPPKFGLSSLSPRMEDYSEIFGSFHASRASSIPVLDVPAVDQNEVFFDVRSSGFDYGEVFGGFNGLDFAVAYDDLVNQSKGGDGDCDSSDEAWTPAESGSLSEGSDDSGKNQCFSNGDPFQSLDGSTEFSISYHTAHQKSNKDSLNGMTHVTRAHVPGYTFVLDENIPSQQSENENPILQVTEDSKLSMNCYLERVNEKHLKKTMSHPPNGSSSGQAFGDNLNPERGYGRNGSHNKKPFVTISDISLRTQPSQLPPPSRPPPIVDGNSEDSGRLSSNSDTVASDGTTGDSSPPFFDVEVDASSSAAVSAAAMKEAMEKAKVQLKSAKELMQRRKEGFQRRMKSGSKKEMKEKERKVGEIVDGSNSMKDDRVQGTSEREDNGMKFSVRKERQKVLKTAREVPESLEDENSLNVAKNFAQEKHGKGSWSSQGSFKIDEASEWQEATQYFELVAIDESRKAFELENKEKILVQNRKSYEHRQKEKATMEALVQQEENDKKVRAAIEEELGKQPREWEECSAKLKAAKEACRRKEPEKKVKVTHKIREEGKNEMSPSMGTLPAESEKQRDIVVEVQDKEIKFKVEQARKQKENDKRIRSDKRLREYCGREDFEKRQEVALEQEENERRLKEALKQAENEKRLKKVLEQEENEKRLKEALEQAENEKRLKKALELQENERKLIEAFELENKKKQKEATQREENEKRQKEALEREEYEKRQKEAFEWANKKKQKEAAQREENEKRQKEALGGEEYEKRQKEAFEWENKKKQKEATQREENEKQLKEALKREEYEKRQKDAHEGEESEQRFEMAHARDQQYDKKGLMEAKDIEGTDVTLKEVFGQVENQNIRKASDSEQTGKTVKVAGDWEEQKVLNKTNAGTERNENGQEPRSVKGLHMEEGDLRVSDETCNEGCNKDSQATQIASKHVENSETTEATQKAPTHEKNGEKRTEHKISDTQPEVVERVSVSNDLKFKASRVSLEDLENGENRFRREYSNVSLPLDDSVKKAREEIRAEPKASKRELGEFEMENVQVDEKFKASGMAQGDIEHGNSQVRVDDAYESIPLVKHTKKAGEAGSGIVQPQVEQFKSTSRMDFDHETKKMEFVQEWKEGEKDLKGVQAGSSREENKTANSTPEPVKEFVENKRKTEAAYPVLVEVNSQKSSRQVNSSQVPERKDKNLKETLKNGEKETERLKRERELENDCLRKIEEEREREREREKDRMAVDRATLEAREWAYGEVRERAERAAVERATAEARQRAMAEARERLEKACTEAREKSIAGKAAMEARVKAERAAVERATAEARERAAEKVMAERAAFEARERVQRSVSDKFFVSSRNNGLRHCSSSSDLQDSQFQSTGGSRYPYSSVYAERYEGVEGESAQRCKARLERHARTAERAARALAEKNMRDLLAQREQAERNRLAENLDADVRRWSSGKEGNLRALLSTLQYILGPDSGWQPIPLTDVITAAAVKKAYRKATLCVHPDKLQQRGASIQQKYICEKVFDLLKEAWNKFNSEER, from the exons ATGGAGAATCTCTCGCATTCTCGGCATCCAAACAGGTCTTCTTCGGCCAAAATGATCAACAATGGCGGCTTCTTAGGGAAGACGCTGTACGACGACGTATACGGTGGTCCGCCGAAGTTCGGCCTCTCGTCTCTCTCGCCTCGTATGGAGGACTACAGCGAAATTTTCGGGAGCTTCCACGCGTCACGCGCCTCGTCGATTCCGGTGCTTGATGTTCCCGCTGTCGACCAAAACGAGGTCTTCTTCGATGTACGGAGCTCCGGTTTTGACTACGGCGAGGTCTTCGGGGGCTTTAACGGTCTGGATTTCGCGGTTGCGTACGACGACCTGGTTAACCAATCTAAGGGTGGAGATGGTGACTGTGATTCCTCTGATGAAGCTTG GACTCCTGCAGAATCTGGGTCTCTGTCGGAAGGATCAGATGATTCCGGCAAGAACCAATGCTTTTCAAATGGAGATCCTTTCCAGTCACTTGATGGCAGTACAGAGTTCAGCATATCATATCACACTGCTCATCAAAAAAGCAATAAAGATTCTTTGAACGGGATGACGCATGTAACTCGGGCACATGTTCCTGGATACACTTTTGTGCTGGATGAAAACATTCCTTCGCAACAGTCAGAAAATGAGAATCCAATCTTGCAAGTGACTGAAGATAGCAAGTTAAGTATGAACTGTTACCTGGAAAGGGTGAACGAAAAGCATCTCAAAAAGACCATGTCACACCCCCCTAATGGTAGTTCTTCCGGACAGGCATTTGGGGACAACCTTAATCCTGAAAGGGGATATGGTAGAAATGGTTCTCATAATAAAAAGCCTTTTGTAACTATATCAGACATAAGCCTTAGAACTCAGCCCTCTCAATTGCCACCACCCTCTCGACCACCGCCCATAGTAGATGGAAACAGTGAAGATTCCGGTAGATTGTCTTCAAATTCTGACACTGTAGCTTCTGATGGGACTACAGGTGATAGTTCACCtcctttctttgatgtagaGGTAGATGCAAGTTCATCTGCTGCAGTATCTGCAGCAGCTATGAAAGAAGCAATGGAGAAAGCCAAAGTACAATTGAAAAGTGCAAAAGAGTTAATGCAGAGGAGGAAAGAGGGTTTCCAAAGGCGTATGAAATCGGggtcaaagaaagaaatgaaagagaaagaaagaaaggtggGTGAAATTGTTGATGGTTCCAACAGTATGAAAGATGATAGAGTGCAGGGCACTTCTGAAAGAGAAGACAATGGAATGAAATTTTCTGTTAGGAAGGAAAGGCAAAAGGTGTTGAAGACAGCCAGAGAAGTTCCAGAATCTCTAGAAGATGAAAATTCATTAAATGTGGCTAAAAATTTTGCACAAGAGAAGCATGGGAAGGGATCTTGGTCATCTCAGGGGTCTTTCAAAATTGATGAAGCTAGTGAATGGCAAGAAGCAACTCAATATTTTGAATTGGTGGCAATAGATGAGTCCAGGAAGGCTTTTGAGCtggaaaacaaagagaagattTTGGTTCAGAACAGAAAAAGTTATGAGCATAGgcagaaagaaaaagcaacCATGGAAGCATTGGTTcagcaagaagaaaatgataaGAAAGTAAGAGCAGCTATAGAAGAAGAATTAGGGAAGCAACCTCGTGAATGGGAGGAATGCAGTGCAAAATTAAAAGCTGCTAAAGAGGCATGCAGGCGAAAAGAGCCTGAGAAAAAGGTGAAAGTGACTCATAAAATTCGTGAGGAGGGAAAGAATGAGATGAGTCCTAGCATGGGTACACTGCCTGCAGAATCTGAGAAGCAAAGAGACATCGTGGTAGAGGTTCaagataaagaaattaagTTCAAAGTTGAGCAGGCCAGGAAGcagaaagaaaatgataaaagaaTTAGAAGTGACAAAAGACTCAGGGAATATTGTGGAAGGGAAGATTTTGAAAAGAGACAAGAAGTAGCTTTGGAGCAGGAAGAGAATGAAAGAAGGCTTAAAGAGGCGTTGAAACAAGCAGAAAATGAGAAGAGGCTGAAGAAGGTTCTTGAGcaggaagaaaatgagaagagGTTAAAGGAGGCTCTTGAGCAggcagaaaatgagaaaaggtTAAAAAAGGCTCTTGAATTGCAAGAGAATGAGAGGAAATTAATAGAGGCTTTTGAATtggaaaataagaagaaacagaaagaggCTActcaaagagaagaaaatgagaagcGGCAAAAAGAAGCTCTCGAGAGGGAAGAGTATGAGAAGAGACAAAAAGAGGCTTTTGAATGGGCAAataagaagaaacagaaagaggCTGctcaaagagaagaaaatgagaagcGGCAAAAAGAAGCTCTCGGGGGGGAAGAGTATGAGAAGAGACAAAAAGAGGCTTTTGAatgggaaaataaaaagaaacagaaagaggCTActcaaagagaagaaaatgaaaagcagCTAAAAGAAGCTCTCAAGAGGGAAGAATATGAGAAGAGACAAAAAGATGCCCATGAAGGAGAGGAAAGTGAGCAAAGATTTGAAATGGCCCATGCTCGGGATCAGCAATATGACAAAAAAGGATTAATGGAGGCTAAGGACATAGAAGGAACTGATGTAACATTAAAGGAAGTGTTTGGGCAAGTAGAAAATCAGAACATTAGAAAGGCCAGTGATTCGGAACAGACTGGGAAGACTGTTAAAGTTGCTGGTGACTGGGAAGAACAGAAGGtcctaaacaaaacaaatgcgGGAACAGAGAGGAATGAAAATGGTCAGGAACCAAGATCAGTTAAAGGCTTGCACATGGAAGAGGGGGATCTAAGGGTATCTGATGAAACATGTAACGAAGGTTGTAATAAGGACTCTCAAGCGACTCAAATAGCCAGCAAACATGTTGAAAACAGTGAAACAACGGAAGCAACTCAAAAGGCCCCCACTCATGAAAAAAATGGAGAGAAAAGGACTGAACACAAAATTAGTGATACACAACCAGAAGTAGTTGAACGAGTAAGTGTGTCGAATGACTTAAAATTCAAAGCATCTAGAGTTTCCCTAGAGGATTTAGAAAATGGAGAGAACCGGTTCAGAAGGGAATATTCCAATGTTTCTCTTCCTTTAGATGATAGTGTGAAGAAAGCAAGGGAAGAAATTAGGGCTGAACCTAAAGCTAGCAAAAGGGAATTGGGGGAATTTGAAATGGAAAATGTGCAGGTTGATGAAAAGTTCAAAGCATCTGGCATGGCCCAAGGAGACATAGAACACGGGAATAGCCAAGTTAGAGTGGATGATGCCTACGAGTCAATTCCTTTAGTTAAGCACACGAAGAAGGCAGGAGAAGCTGGCAGTGGCATTGTACAACCACAAGTTGAGCAATTTAAGAGTACCTCTCGAATGGATTTTGATCATgaaactaaaaagatggaatttGTTCAGGAATGGAAAGAGGGTGAAAAGGACTTGAAGGGAGTCCAAGCTGGCTCAAGTCGGGAAGAAAACAAGACAGCGAACTCGACCCCTGAACCGGTGAAAGAGTTTgttgaaaataaaaggaaaacagaaGCAGCTTATCCAGTCCTGGTAGAAGTAAACAGCCAGAAATCATCTCGGCAAGTTAATTCAAGCCAGGTGCCAGAGAGAAAAGATAAGAATCTTAAAGAGACCCTTAAAAATGGGGAGAAAGAAACTGAAAGgttgaaaagagaaagagagctcGAAAATGATTGCCTTAGAAAGatagaggaagaaagagaaagagagcgggaaagagaaaaggatAGGATGGCTGTTGACAGAGCAACACTTGAAGCTCGCGAATGGGCATATGGGGAAGTTCGTGAGAGGGCAGAAAGGGCTGCTGTGGAGAGAGCAACAGCTGAAGCTCGACAAAGAGCAATGGCAGAGGCTCGTGAAAGATTAGAGAAGGCATGCACAGAGGCCAGAGAGAAGTCAATAGCAGGGAAGGCAGCTATGGAGGCCAGGGTTAAGGCAGAGCGTGCTGCAGTAGAGAGAGCAACTGCAGAGGCCCGAGAGCGTGCTGCAGAAAAAGTAATGGCTGAAAGGGCTGCTTTTGAGGCAAGAGAACGAGTGCAAAGATCTGTTTCTGATAagttctttgtttcttctagAAATAACGGTTTGAGACATTGCTCTTCATCCTCG GATCTACAGGACTCGCAATTTCAGAGCACTGGGGGTTCAAGATATCCATATTCCTCAGTTTATGCTG AGAGATATGAGGGAGTTGAAGGTGAATCAGCTCAAAGGTGTAAAGCAAGACTAGAGAGGCATGCTAGAACAGCCGAACGAGCG GCAAGAGCTCTTGCAGAGAAGAATATGCGTGATCTTCTTGCACAAAGAGAGCAAGCAGAGAGAAAT AGATTAGCCGAGAATCTGGACGCAGATGTCAGGAGGTGGTCAAGTGGAAAAGAAGGCAACTTGCGTGCATTACTTTCGACTTTGCAATAT ATCCTTGGGCCTGATAGTGGTTGGCAGCCTATTCCCCTAACGGACGTCATAACTGCTGCTGCTGTAAAGAAAGCTTACAGGAAGGCCACTCTTTGTGTTCATCCTGACAAGTTGCAACAACGGGGTGCAAGCATTCAACAGAAGTACATATGTGAAAAAGTTTTCGATCTTCTAAAG GAAGCATGGAACAAATTCAACTCAGAAGAGCGGTAA
- the LOC18771716 gene encoding auxilin-like protein 1 isoform X2, translated as MVTVIPLMKLESGSLSEGSDDSGKNQCFSNGDPFQSLDGSTEFSISYHTAHQKSNKDSLNGMTHVTRAHVPGYTFVLDENIPSQQSENENPILQVTEDSKLSMNCYLERVNEKHLKKTMSHPPNGSSSGQAFGDNLNPERGYGRNGSHNKKPFVTISDISLRTQPSQLPPPSRPPPIVDGNSEDSGRLSSNSDTVASDGTTGDSSPPFFDVEVDASSSAAVSAAAMKEAMEKAKVQLKSAKELMQRRKEGFQRRMKSGSKKEMKEKERKVGEIVDGSNSMKDDRVQGTSEREDNGMKFSVRKERQKVLKTAREVPESLEDENSLNVAKNFAQEKHGKGSWSSQGSFKIDEASEWQEATQYFELVAIDESRKAFELENKEKILVQNRKSYEHRQKEKATMEALVQQEENDKKVRAAIEEELGKQPREWEECSAKLKAAKEACRRKEPEKKVKVTHKIREEGKNEMSPSMGTLPAESEKQRDIVVEVQDKEIKFKVEQARKQKENDKRIRSDKRLREYCGREDFEKRQEVALEQEENERRLKEALKQAENEKRLKKVLEQEENEKRLKEALEQAENEKRLKKALELQENERKLIEAFELENKKKQKEATQREENEKRQKEALEREEYEKRQKEAFEWANKKKQKEAAQREENEKRQKEALGGEEYEKRQKEAFEWENKKKQKEATQREENEKQLKEALKREEYEKRQKDAHEGEESEQRFEMAHARDQQYDKKGLMEAKDIEGTDVTLKEVFGQVENQNIRKASDSEQTGKTVKVAGDWEEQKVLNKTNAGTERNENGQEPRSVKGLHMEEGDLRVSDETCNEGCNKDSQATQIASKHVENSETTEATQKAPTHEKNGEKRTEHKISDTQPEVVERVSVSNDLKFKASRVSLEDLENGENRFRREYSNVSLPLDDSVKKAREEIRAEPKASKRELGEFEMENVQVDEKFKASGMAQGDIEHGNSQVRVDDAYESIPLVKHTKKAGEAGSGIVQPQVEQFKSTSRMDFDHETKKMEFVQEWKEGEKDLKGVQAGSSREENKTANSTPEPVKEFVENKRKTEAAYPVLVEVNSQKSSRQVNSSQVPERKDKNLKETLKNGEKETERLKRERELENDCLRKIEEEREREREREKDRMAVDRATLEAREWAYGEVRERAERAAVERATAEARQRAMAEARERLEKACTEAREKSIAGKAAMEARVKAERAAVERATAEARERAAEKVMAERAAFEARERVQRSVSDKFFVSSRNNGLRHCSSSSDLQDSQFQSTGGSRYPYSSVYAERYEGVEGESAQRCKARLERHARTAERAARALAEKNMRDLLAQREQAERNRLAENLDADVRRWSSGKEGNLRALLSTLQYILGPDSGWQPIPLTDVITAAAVKKAYRKATLCVHPDKLQQRGASIQQKYICEKVFDLLKEAWNKFNSEER; from the exons ATGGTGACTGTGATTCCTCTGATGAAGCTTG AATCTGGGTCTCTGTCGGAAGGATCAGATGATTCCGGCAAGAACCAATGCTTTTCAAATGGAGATCCTTTCCAGTCACTTGATGGCAGTACAGAGTTCAGCATATCATATCACACTGCTCATCAAAAAAGCAATAAAGATTCTTTGAACGGGATGACGCATGTAACTCGGGCACATGTTCCTGGATACACTTTTGTGCTGGATGAAAACATTCCTTCGCAACAGTCAGAAAATGAGAATCCAATCTTGCAAGTGACTGAAGATAGCAAGTTAAGTATGAACTGTTACCTGGAAAGGGTGAACGAAAAGCATCTCAAAAAGACCATGTCACACCCCCCTAATGGTAGTTCTTCCGGACAGGCATTTGGGGACAACCTTAATCCTGAAAGGGGATATGGTAGAAATGGTTCTCATAATAAAAAGCCTTTTGTAACTATATCAGACATAAGCCTTAGAACTCAGCCCTCTCAATTGCCACCACCCTCTCGACCACCGCCCATAGTAGATGGAAACAGTGAAGATTCCGGTAGATTGTCTTCAAATTCTGACACTGTAGCTTCTGATGGGACTACAGGTGATAGTTCACCtcctttctttgatgtagaGGTAGATGCAAGTTCATCTGCTGCAGTATCTGCAGCAGCTATGAAAGAAGCAATGGAGAAAGCCAAAGTACAATTGAAAAGTGCAAAAGAGTTAATGCAGAGGAGGAAAGAGGGTTTCCAAAGGCGTATGAAATCGGggtcaaagaaagaaatgaaagagaaagaaagaaaggtggGTGAAATTGTTGATGGTTCCAACAGTATGAAAGATGATAGAGTGCAGGGCACTTCTGAAAGAGAAGACAATGGAATGAAATTTTCTGTTAGGAAGGAAAGGCAAAAGGTGTTGAAGACAGCCAGAGAAGTTCCAGAATCTCTAGAAGATGAAAATTCATTAAATGTGGCTAAAAATTTTGCACAAGAGAAGCATGGGAAGGGATCTTGGTCATCTCAGGGGTCTTTCAAAATTGATGAAGCTAGTGAATGGCAAGAAGCAACTCAATATTTTGAATTGGTGGCAATAGATGAGTCCAGGAAGGCTTTTGAGCtggaaaacaaagagaagattTTGGTTCAGAACAGAAAAAGTTATGAGCATAGgcagaaagaaaaagcaacCATGGAAGCATTGGTTcagcaagaagaaaatgataaGAAAGTAAGAGCAGCTATAGAAGAAGAATTAGGGAAGCAACCTCGTGAATGGGAGGAATGCAGTGCAAAATTAAAAGCTGCTAAAGAGGCATGCAGGCGAAAAGAGCCTGAGAAAAAGGTGAAAGTGACTCATAAAATTCGTGAGGAGGGAAAGAATGAGATGAGTCCTAGCATGGGTACACTGCCTGCAGAATCTGAGAAGCAAAGAGACATCGTGGTAGAGGTTCaagataaagaaattaagTTCAAAGTTGAGCAGGCCAGGAAGcagaaagaaaatgataaaagaaTTAGAAGTGACAAAAGACTCAGGGAATATTGTGGAAGGGAAGATTTTGAAAAGAGACAAGAAGTAGCTTTGGAGCAGGAAGAGAATGAAAGAAGGCTTAAAGAGGCGTTGAAACAAGCAGAAAATGAGAAGAGGCTGAAGAAGGTTCTTGAGcaggaagaaaatgagaagagGTTAAAGGAGGCTCTTGAGCAggcagaaaatgagaaaaggtTAAAAAAGGCTCTTGAATTGCAAGAGAATGAGAGGAAATTAATAGAGGCTTTTGAATtggaaaataagaagaaacagaaagaggCTActcaaagagaagaaaatgagaagcGGCAAAAAGAAGCTCTCGAGAGGGAAGAGTATGAGAAGAGACAAAAAGAGGCTTTTGAATGGGCAAataagaagaaacagaaagaggCTGctcaaagagaagaaaatgagaagcGGCAAAAAGAAGCTCTCGGGGGGGAAGAGTATGAGAAGAGACAAAAAGAGGCTTTTGAatgggaaaataaaaagaaacagaaagaggCTActcaaagagaagaaaatgaaaagcagCTAAAAGAAGCTCTCAAGAGGGAAGAATATGAGAAGAGACAAAAAGATGCCCATGAAGGAGAGGAAAGTGAGCAAAGATTTGAAATGGCCCATGCTCGGGATCAGCAATATGACAAAAAAGGATTAATGGAGGCTAAGGACATAGAAGGAACTGATGTAACATTAAAGGAAGTGTTTGGGCAAGTAGAAAATCAGAACATTAGAAAGGCCAGTGATTCGGAACAGACTGGGAAGACTGTTAAAGTTGCTGGTGACTGGGAAGAACAGAAGGtcctaaacaaaacaaatgcgGGAACAGAGAGGAATGAAAATGGTCAGGAACCAAGATCAGTTAAAGGCTTGCACATGGAAGAGGGGGATCTAAGGGTATCTGATGAAACATGTAACGAAGGTTGTAATAAGGACTCTCAAGCGACTCAAATAGCCAGCAAACATGTTGAAAACAGTGAAACAACGGAAGCAACTCAAAAGGCCCCCACTCATGAAAAAAATGGAGAGAAAAGGACTGAACACAAAATTAGTGATACACAACCAGAAGTAGTTGAACGAGTAAGTGTGTCGAATGACTTAAAATTCAAAGCATCTAGAGTTTCCCTAGAGGATTTAGAAAATGGAGAGAACCGGTTCAGAAGGGAATATTCCAATGTTTCTCTTCCTTTAGATGATAGTGTGAAGAAAGCAAGGGAAGAAATTAGGGCTGAACCTAAAGCTAGCAAAAGGGAATTGGGGGAATTTGAAATGGAAAATGTGCAGGTTGATGAAAAGTTCAAAGCATCTGGCATGGCCCAAGGAGACATAGAACACGGGAATAGCCAAGTTAGAGTGGATGATGCCTACGAGTCAATTCCTTTAGTTAAGCACACGAAGAAGGCAGGAGAAGCTGGCAGTGGCATTGTACAACCACAAGTTGAGCAATTTAAGAGTACCTCTCGAATGGATTTTGATCATgaaactaaaaagatggaatttGTTCAGGAATGGAAAGAGGGTGAAAAGGACTTGAAGGGAGTCCAAGCTGGCTCAAGTCGGGAAGAAAACAAGACAGCGAACTCGACCCCTGAACCGGTGAAAGAGTTTgttgaaaataaaaggaaaacagaaGCAGCTTATCCAGTCCTGGTAGAAGTAAACAGCCAGAAATCATCTCGGCAAGTTAATTCAAGCCAGGTGCCAGAGAGAAAAGATAAGAATCTTAAAGAGACCCTTAAAAATGGGGAGAAAGAAACTGAAAGgttgaaaagagaaagagagctcGAAAATGATTGCCTTAGAAAGatagaggaagaaagagaaagagagcgggaaagagaaaaggatAGGATGGCTGTTGACAGAGCAACACTTGAAGCTCGCGAATGGGCATATGGGGAAGTTCGTGAGAGGGCAGAAAGGGCTGCTGTGGAGAGAGCAACAGCTGAAGCTCGACAAAGAGCAATGGCAGAGGCTCGTGAAAGATTAGAGAAGGCATGCACAGAGGCCAGAGAGAAGTCAATAGCAGGGAAGGCAGCTATGGAGGCCAGGGTTAAGGCAGAGCGTGCTGCAGTAGAGAGAGCAACTGCAGAGGCCCGAGAGCGTGCTGCAGAAAAAGTAATGGCTGAAAGGGCTGCTTTTGAGGCAAGAGAACGAGTGCAAAGATCTGTTTCTGATAagttctttgtttcttctagAAATAACGGTTTGAGACATTGCTCTTCATCCTCG GATCTACAGGACTCGCAATTTCAGAGCACTGGGGGTTCAAGATATCCATATTCCTCAGTTTATGCTG AGAGATATGAGGGAGTTGAAGGTGAATCAGCTCAAAGGTGTAAAGCAAGACTAGAGAGGCATGCTAGAACAGCCGAACGAGCG GCAAGAGCTCTTGCAGAGAAGAATATGCGTGATCTTCTTGCACAAAGAGAGCAAGCAGAGAGAAAT AGATTAGCCGAGAATCTGGACGCAGATGTCAGGAGGTGGTCAAGTGGAAAAGAAGGCAACTTGCGTGCATTACTTTCGACTTTGCAATAT ATCCTTGGGCCTGATAGTGGTTGGCAGCCTATTCCCCTAACGGACGTCATAACTGCTGCTGCTGTAAAGAAAGCTTACAGGAAGGCCACTCTTTGTGTTCATCCTGACAAGTTGCAACAACGGGGTGCAAGCATTCAACAGAAGTACATATGTGAAAAAGTTTTCGATCTTCTAAAG GAAGCATGGAACAAATTCAACTCAGAAGAGCGGTAA
- the LOC18770240 gene encoding pentatricopeptide repeat-containing protein At5g66500, mitochondrial: protein MTTLTRPIRFLCLPAKCNFKGLHTHHLFDETSQRDIYSLNALLASYNRNGQFSTTWALFSCIHRAKPDLNAYTFTRVLGACRALPRPERGRQVHGLMIKTGAESGTVAKTAVIDMYSKYGYLEDSVRAFEEMEFKDVVTWNALLSSFLRHGLAREALGAFEAMREERVEISEFTLCSLLKACASLRSSPQGKQVHGMVVVMGRDMLILGTALIDFYSAVGCISEAMKVFSGLNGRKDDAMFNSLVAGCVRNKKYKEALSIMSTMKPNVIALTSALAACSENSNLWIGKQIHCVAMRHGFTSDTQMCNVLLDMYAKCGKISNARSLFNGISNKNVVSWTSMIDAYGSHGNGLEALDLFKRMGEERSEVLPNSVTFLAVLSACGHSGLVEQGRECFNSAPEKYGLDLGPEHYGCFIDMLGRAGQIDEVWCVFQDMVEHGIRPTAAVWSALLNACSHNLDVTRGEVAAKHLLELEPNKPGNFVLVSNFYATIGRWDSVDQLRSIMEMKGLVKEVGSSWVTDSKCRESDFT from the coding sequence ATGACCACCTTAACTCGTCCTATACGCTTCCTTTGCCTTCCCGCCAAATGCAATTTCAAGGGCTTACACACCCACCACCTGTTCGATGAAACGTCTCAAAGAGATATCTACTCGCTAAACGCACTGCTTGCCTCTTATAACCGGAATGGACAATTTTCCACCACATGGGCTCTCTTCTCTTGCATTCATCGCGCGAAACCCGACCTCAATGCGTACACTTTCACTCGGGTATTGGGCGCGTGCAGGGCGTTGCCCCGCCCAGAACGCGGCAGACAAGTCCATGGTCTTATGATCAAGACAGGTGCTGAGTCAGGAACTGTGGCTAAGACTGCCGTCATAGACATGTACTCCAAGTACGGGTATTTGGAGGACTCTGTTAGAGCCTTTGAAGAGATGGAGTTCAAGGATGTTGTGACTTGGAACGCTTTGCTTTCTAGCTTTTTGAGGCACGGGCTTGCTCGAGAAGCGCTTGGTGCGTTTGAAGCGATGAGGGAGGAAAGAGTGGAGATCAGCGAGTTTACTTTGTGTTCTCTGCTTAAAGCTTGTGCCTCTTTGAGGTCCTCTCCACAAGGCAAGCAGGTTCATGGGATGGTGGTTGTGATGGGCCGTGATATGTTAATTTTGGGTACTGCTTTAATTGACTTTTACTCTGCTGTTGGGTGTATTAGTGAAGCCATGAAAGTGTTCTCCGGCTTGAATGGTAGAAAGGATGATGCAATGTTCAATTCTTTAGTTGCAGGGTGTGTTCGGAATAAGAAGTACAAAGAGGCATTATCGATTATGTCTACAATGAAACCCAATGTAATTGCACTCACTAGCGCTCTTGCTGCTTGCtctgagaattcaaatttgtgGATTGGAAAGCAGATACACTGCGTGGCGATGCGTCACGGGTTCACATCCGACACACAAATGTGCAATGTTCTGCTAGACATGTATGCAAAATGTGGGAAAATTTCAAATGCTCGATCCTTGTTCAATGgaatttctaacaaaaatgtaGTTTCATGGACAAGCATGATTGATGCATATGGAAGTCATGGAAATGGGCTGGAAGCTCTTGACCTGTTCAAGAGGATGGGGGAGGAAAGAAGTGAAGTCTTGCCTAATTCTGTGACTTTCCTTGCTGTTCTCTCAGCTTGTGGGCACTCAGGGCTGGTGGAGCAAGGCCGGGAGTGTTTTAATTCGGCCCCGGAGAAGTATGGCTTGGACTTGGGTCCAGAGCACTATGGCTGCTTCATCGATATGTTAGGCCGGGCCGGTCAGATAGATGAAGTGTGGTGTGTGTTTCAGGACATGGTTGAGCATGGCATTAGGCCTACAGCAGCAGTGTGGTCAGCATTGTTGAATGCTTGTAGCCATAATCTCGATGTTACAAGGGGTGAGGTTGCTGCAAAGCATCTTTTGGAGTTGGAGCCAAATAAGCCTGGGAATTTTGTGCTGGTATCAAATTTTTATGCAACCATTGGAAGATGGGATTCTGTAGATCAATTGAGAAGCATTATGGAGATGAAGGGACTGGTTAAGGAAGTTGGAAGTAGCTGGGTCACTGACTCGAAATGCCGTGAAAGTGATTTTACATAA